Proteins encoded by one window of Mercenaria mercenaria strain notata chromosome 4, MADL_Memer_1, whole genome shotgun sequence:
- the LOC128556093 gene encoding uncharacterized protein DDB_G0271670-like codes for SSSNSSSSRNSSSSSSSSSSSSGSSRSCRSSSSSSSSSSSSSGSSRSSSSSSSSSSSSNSSSSSSSSSSSSSRSSSSSSSSSSSSSSSGSSSSSSRNSSSSSNSSSSRSSSSSSSSSSRSCRSSSSSRNSSSSSNSSSSRSSSSSSSSSSGGSSRSCRSSSSSSSSSSSGSSRSSSSSSSSSSSSSGSSRSSSSSSSSSSSSSRSCRSSSSSRNSSSSSNSSSSRS; via the coding sequence agtagtagtaatagcagtagtagtagaaatagtagtagtagtagtagtagtagtagtagtagtagcggTAGTAGTAGAAGttgtagaagtagtagtagtagtagtagtagtagtagtagtagtagcggtagtagtagaagtagtagtagtagtagtagtagtagtagtagtagtaatagcagtagtagtagtagtagtagtagtagtagtagtagtagaagtagtagtagtagtagtagtagtagtagtagtagtagtagtagcggtagtagtagtagcagtagcagaaatagcagtagtagtagtaatagcagtagtagtagaagtagtagtagtagtagtagtagtagtagtagaagttgtagaagtagtagtagtagcagaaatagcagtagtagtagtaatagcagtagtagtagaagtagtagtagtagtagtagtagtagtagtggcggTAGTAGTAGAAGttgtagaagtagtagtagtagtagtagtagtagtagtagcggtagtagtagaagtagtagtagtagtagtagtagtagtagtagtagtagcggtagtagtagaagtagtagtagtagtagtagtagtagtagcagtagtagtagaagttgtagaagtagtagtagtagcagaaatagcagtagtagtagtaatagcagtagtagtagaagt